DNA sequence from the Callospermophilus lateralis isolate mCalLat2 chromosome 2, mCalLat2.hap1, whole genome shotgun sequence genome:
CTCGTGGGCACCTTTTCTGTCTATTCCTTTCGAAACAGTGTGTCTGGGAAGCATCAGGCGTGTCTTTCCGAGGTGGCCTCGCTGTCATTTTCCAGTGGGGGGCGTGGTGGGGAAGGGGTGGGGGTCCGCGGGCCGGGCTGAGGCCGGGCCATCTCTCTGTGCCGAGGCTCGTGTGTGAGGGCGCGGGGCTCTGGGGACTTGGCGGGGGTGCCCCGAGGGGACTGCGGGGCTggtgcagggcagggagtgctgcACCTCAGAACTTGTGGGGTGAGCCCAGGGCAGGAGGGCGTGAGGCGGGTTCTTGAGCTAGTAGTTGTGGGGTGTTGCTGAATGTTGGAGCTCTGCGCCCACCCTCCACTTCTGGTTGTTGGGGTGAGTGTGTAGGGAGGGTTGAGTTGTGCAGCAAGTATGGCtgagtttgtgtttgtgtgtgtgcacgcgcgtgtgtgtgcgtgcgtgtgtgtgtgtgtgtgtgtgtgtgtgtgtgtgtggtccagCCTCTTGGGGCACAGTTGGGTGTTGCGGGAGAGCGCCCCTCACCCCACACTTCCCAGCTGCCCCTCGCATCCCATTCACAGAACATGGCTTTCAGGACCCTCCTGGTCTCCTCCTCCCGTCGCCATGGCTGCGGGGAGTGGAGGGAGGAGACAGTTGGAGCCAGCCCCCTGCCCCTGCTGCTCCAGCTAACCCCCCACCTGCCCTTTTTCTCCCTTCCACAGGCTGGGCCCCATCCCCTGCTGCTCTGGGGGGCAGGGGCCGGAAGATGGTGGCCAATGAGGAGGGGGAGCGGAGAGAACTTGAGCCAGGGCCTCCCCTCCCCCATTTCCTCCTCTGTCTTTACACCcgcttctggaaggagctgggggATGGCTCCTGGGCCCAAGGTGGGGGAGGGGCCCTACTAGCTGGTGAATCGCTGGGCCCGTTCCTCAGGAATGAGTTGAGTGTGAGAGCTAAGGGGCTCTTGGTCCCAATCCCCTCTTCCTTCATACCATAAGGAGAGATCTAGGAACTCCTTTGGGAAGAATATTCCCTTAGCTTCTTCCTAAGCTTGCTGGGCAGCCCTGTCCTCTGCCCCCTGTTGGCCTGGTCCAGTTCCCAGCTGGCTTGCTCAGTCCCAGGAGCACAGAGGCCTGGCGACTGACCCCAGCGGGCCTTGGTTTCCGTCCATTGGAACTGTGCAAACTGTGGGGCAGGGCCCCATGTTTGCAGATTACAGGAATAAACTGCCTGGaaaggctgagagaagctctcctGCTTCCTGACAGGGTGGGAAGAAGCTATAGGGGAAGCCCAGAGGAAGAGGTCCCAATTGGAATTGGGTCATCCATTTCTCCTACTAGCTGTGGAGTGGAGAGGGAATCTTTCAGAGGCTGCTTTATTGCTTGGGAGGCCCCATTGATCAGGGCACAGAGGATTCATCCCCCAGCCTTTGCATCTTTGGCCTGCCTAGAGTTCACTGGCTCAGAATATAACTGGCTTCCATGGCCATGGCACTAGCTAGAATATGCCACACTAGCACTTCACCTGGCTCTGAACCTTTGGATTTACAAGTGTTCTTCCAGATCATCTTCTAGCTTTGGGTTTTAATTAGTCTCAGTTATCCTGGGTTTAAGTCCCTTAAACTAGGAGCGGGTGGAAAGGGCTGGCTGGGTGAGCCTGAAGACTCCGTAATCAAAGTCCCTGGACTGGACAGGAAACTCAGCTTCTAGTTCCACTACCTATGAAAGCTTATCCTAATTTGAGAGGGAATCACTAGTAGCATTTTGTTTAATACTAAATCCATAAAGTCTTTTGAGGACGTCCAAAAGGAGATGCAGGTTGTGGAGCTTCCCCCTCTAGCAATGGAAGCTTATCTCTTCCGCCAGGGGACCTATAACTACACTTCTCCACTCTCTGGTCCTTGAGGTTCATTTGAGATTGTCACCTTGAGGCCTAGAACTCCCTTTATATCTAAACTAGAAAGAAGAGAGCTTTAGAGTGGTAATGAGTAGGGGGCTCTGTGGTCCTGGTCAGCAAACTCCCTCTGGAATAGTTggcagaaatgtgaatccagaaaAACACACCCTCGTACAAGTCTCCTCCAGGCTTTTGCGATTTTTACCAGTTATTTCCTTTGAAACTTGAGTGTCAATCTCAGGGTGTCCCTTCTGCTGCCTCATTGGGCTGTGCCCAACCACCCTAAAACcttaaaaaaatttcttctggGAAAGGAAGAAGGCAAAACGAGTGGAGAGAGAAGATAGAGGATTAACACAGTggaagggaagagaagaaagCTGTGCTGATGATGAGAAAATGAGCAGGGGGTGCTGTGAGCTGAGTGGGCCAGGAACTGGGAGAAGAGGTGAGGAGGCAGGGCCGGCATGCCTCTGCTGCTGGCCGGAGCTCTTTTCACATTGTGCTACTGTCTGCACCTATCACAAGCAGTGCAATGTTAAAAGGGCATTGGCCTTGTAGTGCTATCCAACGCTGGCTGCCTCCTCAGCATTGCTAGTTGTTCTCCCTTCTGGGCACCAATCAGCTACCCTGGAGGAAATTTGGGAAGCCTCACTTAGTTGTACTAACAGTTCACATTTTTAGAGCCACTTCTGTGTGCAGTGCATGTGCTAGACACTACATACATGGTTGTGATCTGTTTTAACTTGGCAGGTAGCATCCCCACTTGACAGGTAAAAACACTAAGGATCAGAGAGGTGTAGGCTGTTTGGCCAAGGAAGGTTATATGGATTTTCATAATTGTAAGTTGGGCAGCTCACCCATCATTAGTAGACCTACATGGAAGGATCTGAGTAGATTCTCTTACTGGGAGATGTTGCTGAgctgaggagtggaaggttttgaTGCCATCTGCTGTTTATAGGAAGATAATCTTACAAAATCAAGTATAAGGATAAATGTGACAGCTCCTTGGGTAAGGACCAGGCTGTCAGACTCGATGTGGGATAGAGAGTAGGGGGAGAAGATTGGGAAACCACTGAGAAGCTCAGAGAACCTCTGTAAGAAAAAGGAtcttagccaggtgcagtggtgcacctgTCGTCcttgccacttgggaggctgaggcaggaagatggcaagtttcagaccagcctcagcaactgagaccctgtctcaaaaaaaaaaaaaaaaaaaaaagagggactgggtgtggtggcgcatgcctataatcccagcagctggtggGGAGTGGGTCCTGAGACTGGAGgaccgcaagttcaaggccagccccagcaacttagtaagtccctgtctcaagatagatctcagtgatagagtgctcctggattcaatccccactaAACACCAccaccccctgccaaaaaaaggaaaaagggaatGTACAGGAAAGAAAAAGTGCCACTTACAAGGACCATTCTTTAGGGAAAAAGACCTAGTGCCCCTCACATCCAATACCTGCAGCTCCTCCCTGGCTTAGGACATGGAAATGAGATCTCATCCCTCTCCTGCCTTCAATTGCAATTATCAGAATGATCCCTTTTGGTCAGAGGCTATTTGATAATGATGGTTCTTGAAGGTACACCTGTCTGGGCTTCCAAGAATTGGATAGTATTGCTTATGACCTGATTTTAGAGATTAAATAGTATTCCTTGAGCCAAGCACACAGAATGATTCTTCCAAGAGAGATTATAAGGAATTTGAGAATAACTGTGTTGtttacttctctgtctcccctggTGCCTAGCTGGCTTCAGGAGAATGTATTACAGAAAATTGGGAGGTATATTTGGAGTGCTTTATGAAGGCAGCCAAAGGGCAGGGAGGTAACCCAGTGGTAGAGGGTTGGCCTATCATGCCTGGTGCCACGGGATTCCCAGTACTGTTTGGGATAGGATGGGGGGAGAAGGCAGCAATTTAAGCTGGGTGCAgtagtacacacctataatcctaggtaATTGGGGTTGAGGTAGGAGATCACCAGACCAGATTGAGCAATttacaaagggctgggggtgtagcttaatggtagagcacttgcctgtcatgcgcaaggcccagggttccatccccagcaccacacacagagGCAGCTAGTTTGTGCCTGGTTTTCAAGGGCAGGAGGTGGGACTGTGAGAGAGTTGGAGTCCTCTGTAAGAGCCTGAGAAGAATCTTGTCATAATTCCTCATGTAGAAACTGCATAAGGATGCTAGCCATGGGTCTTTCCTGGCTTCTGTTGGCTCTTTCTTTGCCCTTCTCTCACCTCTATGCTTGCAGGTGTCTCTCTCCTGCCtggtcagcctctccattctgaaGTTGACAGTATTTGAGATGGTACAGTTAGCATTATATCCTTACTTTCTTCTGTTAAAACTTTTATTTGAGCCTCCTGTCTCGGCATAAGAGTGATGTCTTTCCACTCTTACTAAAAAGcaaaattttttccatggttccaCAGTGCCCTTGGGATGTAATCTAGACTTCCTCAATGATTTATAGACCCTGCCTGTCTCTTGTTTCATTTCTTATCTCATGAAGCTGCACCTATATTTCAGCCATAAGAAACGTTTCCTCAAATTAACTAAGCTTGAGCCACCTGACACATGGTTCTGCCTGAACTGCTCCCCTGAGTCTTGCCTTTTGCCTACCTAAATTTTAATCTTTCAAGTGCCAGCATAGTCTCCCTTCTGGGTAACCTTCCTTGACTCCTCTGGTCTAGGCTTTTCCTCTCCTGTAAGCTCTGGAGCCTCCCCTGTTCTGCTAGATCCTTTAATCACATCCCATTGTGATTATCTGGTTATTGTTTTCCTTGCACTAGACTGAAAGGTCCAAGAGGTCAAGCCACGACTGCCTTGCTCATGACTCCCCAGTACTTAACACCATGCCTAGCAAAGAGGTGGTCTATAAATATTtgcaaatgaatgagtgaatctGAAATAACAATGTAGTTTATAAAAGGTGACTTACGTGTCAGTCTCCCCTGAAGGTACTGGTCACCCTAAAATAGTAGAAATTGTCATTGCCCCAAAATGTTCCTTAGGTTACACAGTTGCTTTGATAACTATGTTTGAGCTGTTTTATGCTATTTCCTATTAAGGGCCAGTGCGACACCTGAGCTAAAAGACTTTGCTTTTAGCCTTAAAATGTATCCATACACTGAACAAAACATAAAACTAGGCCAAAAAATATGGGGTCCAAGAAAACCCTTGTTCTGGAATGAGCCTCTTAGAGCTACCCAATCCTGGATATAAGTAAAAGTGGACTTGTTGGTAAGGGCTCCAGAAGACAGCTGGGTGTTTACAAAGCCCCATCCCTTCATAAACTAAACCCAGGCTGAATACTTTGCTAAAGGCTCAAGTGGGGTAGATTGCCACAGACAAAGCAACTGCTGCCCCCTAGTGGTATTAAGAGACAGGCTCCCTTGGGTAtagtgaagggaatggtgagtagtaCATGCACAAAGGAAAGTCAGAGGACAGGGCCTCACAGTTGCTTTTCccctttttattaaaaatagacCCAAACACTTTATATATCATACAAAAGTTTCTTTCGCTGGTGGCAACCACAGGAAAGACTGGtcctgtggtgctgatgatccacCTCCCCTCCAGGGGACTAGGTCCCAGGGAGCAGTGGTTGGGCCTTGAAGAATGCCCATAAAGACTGCTTGCTCTGGAAACAGCCAGCTGAGGGTGGGGGCTGTTCCAGGGGCAGCTTTCCCCACCCTGCCCAATGGCAAAGATTAGATACTCAAAAGTGCCTCTTTAGTGCCAAGGTAAACTAACAAGTGGAGTGAGATGGAAACCCCCTGTGACTATTTCCCAGGGCCTGGGACTTGGGTGTTTCCTCCCATCCCTATCCCCATCCCCTGCCCTGAGTCTGTTCTCTGCAAATGGGAGTGGGAAGCTATTTTCCCTCAGAGACTCTAGTCTCCTGGTGTATGAGGCCAAAATTTCATTCCAACCTAAACTGTTCTTTTGATATTCTGTGACTTAGGACCTCTTAGCCCCACAACCCAAGGTTTATCCTTTTCTCCACTCAAAAAAAGGGAGGTAAAAATCCTGATTCCTCCCATGATCCCCTGCCTGAGTCCACACCCTGCCATCACCTCAATTTCCAGGAATTTGGGAATAAAAGGGCCCACAACCATCCCTTTTTTCCCAATTCTGTATATTCCCTAACTGCTGCCCACTCCTGAGCCTTTAACACCCCTGGGGTACCCCAGGCCCCTGTTCCAAAGGGGACCTGGTAGTGATGTGGTGGAGGCAAGGAAGGCGTTGGTTGGAGCTGGGCTTCCCCCAGGGGTGGGGCAGTGCTCATGCTGGTATGGACAGCTTGGTAGGGCCAGGGGACAGGTGTGAAGAGGGTGGGGCATGCGGAGGAAGGGCATAGCCTGCCTGAGCCCCCTCAGTCCCAGCCATTGTCCTTCACCATGTGTGACATTTCAATGATGTACTTCCCTTCCTTGTACTTCTGGCTGGTCTCAAAAGCTTGTTCCTGTGGAGAGCAAAGTGGGTGAACACAGGACAAAGCTGTTCCCCTCCAGGCCCCACCACTGTAGTACCCCTACCCAAGGCCCCTGATCCAGTACAACCCACTTTCCAGCTCCCTATTTCCTTGGACCATGCAGAGACCTGACATGTGGTCACTGGGGCCTGGAAGGCCATGGGGCTGTCTAGAATGTGGCCCTCTTCACCAAGTACTTACATATTTCCAGCCCAGTGTGGTCTTGCAACTTTCACAGAAAATATCTGCTACCGAGTGAAGCCCTGTGAGCAGGAGGCGCTGTTCTGCCGGCCCACAACCCACGTTGACCCTGTCTCAGAAACAAGAAGGATCCAGCCCCCGAACAGCCCAAAGGAACTTCCACCTGGAAAACTGGGGCCTCTGACTTAAGCAATCCACCCCATTATGACTAGTGCCTGGGCCTTCTTTCTCCAGTGCTGTGAATTCAGTTCTGCCCGGACTCTCCACAAAGAACTGCAGACTGACTTTCTGTCTGCAAAAAGTCTTTTTGCTTTTGCAAAAGGGGAGGTGAAGCCAAAGGTACAAGATCACATACTGGGCTAGGGGTGTAGcactggtagaacacttgcctagcacacgtgaggccctgggttccagccccagAACCAGCCCCAATCATCTCCTAACAGCTGACCCCCTTCATCCACAAAGGAAAAttgttcacacacaagcacacacgcactAAGAAAGAGGTAGACTCACACGGAGTTAAACAGGTAGGCTCGGCCATGGCTCCCCTGGAAGGACTGTGGAGACAGGACAGACAGTGACCACTGGGTAGCCTCAGCCCCACTGACTGAACCCCTGGGGTGTGGGGAGAGAAGAGCTTTGCTGCCTCATCCCTAGGTGATGTTTGGGCAACCTGTCCTGAGGGGTGGAGTGGCAGACCCCCATTTTAGCATACCTTGGAAATAAGCTCATCATGTTTGGCCAGGTGTGCACGACAGTGGACACAGCTGTAAGTGCGGTGGCAGCGGGGCAGGTAGCTGCGGAACGTCTTGGTGGGAAGGCAGGCAGGGGCCGGACCAGGGTCACAGCTGGGCATGACAGGCTGGAGGACAATGCCCTGGCGGGCTGGAGGGGCTGGCGCTGTGCAGCCCCCACAGAGACGGTCGCAGGTAAAGCAGCGGAGCAGGTTGGCTAGAGCCGTGTTTCAGGGCAGGAGAAATGTGGGGGGCTGCCCGGCCAGGGCCCCCCCAGACGAGAACCAGATAGAAATAGAAGTCACCTGGGAAGAGGAGAAAGTGCATCAGAAGAGCTGTGACCTTATAAGGGGCCACTTATGActgcctggaggaggtggggctcaGTTCTCTGCTTCTCTCCCTGTCATCAACCCTGCTCAGTGTccagttgcactgtctccctgttCCCTGGAGCCCCATTCTGCTCTGGCAAGCCTGGCAGCAGTTCCAGGCTTCTTATGCCATAGCCGGGGAACTGGTCTCTCTCTCCTGGGGCAGTAGCAGCCTCTATGGTTTTCCACTGAGAGTCACCTGCTGGCATGAGTGCTGCCATGGGAGCAATATCCTCTGTGAGGGCCCTGTCCTTGGTGTTCCTTTCTTGTGTGAGAATCTGTACCCTACAAGCACTAGTAGTTACTATATCTTGGACTCAGTTGGGGCTTTTGTGGACTCCATTTGCAACGCAGTGGGTTCATTATACATTTCTTATGGGAGGGAGGGGCAAGTTGAGGTGGTGGGAGTAGCAGGCAGGTGCATACACCTGGCATCTCCTGGGGGCAGGTCCTGCACTCTAGGACTCTCCACTAGAACTTTATGGATGTCTCCTTTAGTGCCAAAGATGTCACATGTGGCTGTTCCCCAGTTTTGCACTGTGACTACTCATTCCAGCCCAGAAGGCACACCCAACTGACTCCCCAGCCCCTgagctcctcctccttccccctctAGTACTGATTATGGAACCCAGGTCTTCCCACATGCTAGACAACCGCTTTACCACcgggctacatcccagccctctcTTCGCTGTCTACTCACTGTTTCCTTATTCCTGGGTTAAAGACTAAGGCATCCCACTGTAGGAGAGAAGATAGCTTTCCTTTGGCAAATCTGACAACTGGACCAATTGGAAATGGGTACcacgtcaaaaaaaaaaaaaaaaacagattcctGGACTGTGCAGGGTTGTGTGGTGGTATAGTGTGAGAGCAATGTCCACAATAAACAACAGATGGTGGGGGAGAACTTCTTATTTATAAAGGCTATGCTTTGGGGCAAAAGGCAGAAACTATTCCCCCTTCTCCCAGGTTCAGGGACAAACAGCTTTGACTCTAGGTGACGGAAGATGAAATAATTGCCGGATTCTGATTAGGGATCTTGAAGATGTTGGTATCTGCCCACACTCCAGTCCCAAAGTGGCTGAGAATGCTggaggcaggggataagaagggagGTGTCTTCTGTTGGTTCTGATAAGCAGTTGAGGTGCCGCCTTCTCCTTCATCTGCCCGGCTGGCTGTTTTGTATGGTTCAGTGCAATTCTGGTTCAGAGATGCCAGCTGGGTGCTCTGGCAATGCTAGACCACCAAGTGGAGGAGGTGGTGCTGGCTTCAATTGCCAGGGCAAACGGGCTCTCCCTGTCCTGTCCTCTGCAGTGACCAGAAGCGCCCCAGCTGCTCCATTCTCTCAGTAGGCTGCCAGGCAGTCTCTCCACTAAGCCCTCAAACTGAGACCATCTTCAGTTTCAGGACCTCTCCCCTTGGCAGGGACCCAGAAAGACACCTTGGGCTGAATTCAGGGTGACATTGGGTCTGGCCTCAGGAAACAGGCCCTCCTCGCTAGGAGACTCctggtcagcctccttttcacaTG
Encoded proteins:
- the Ypel4 gene encoding protein yippee-like 4 is translated as MPSCDPGPAPACLPTKTFRSYLPRCHRTYSCVHCRAHLAKHDELISKSFQGSHGRAYLFNSVVNVGCGPAEQRLLLTGLHSVADIFCESCKTTLGWKYEQAFETSQKYKEGKYIIEMSHMVKDNGWD